A single Amia ocellicauda isolate fAmiCal2 chromosome 9, fAmiCal2.hap1, whole genome shotgun sequence DNA region contains:
- the LOC136759099 gene encoding NAD(P)H dehydrogenase [quinone] 1, translated as MARNVLIVYAHQSPCSFNAALKDAAVEVLQKQGCQVTVSDLYSLNFKASATAEDVIGELKDPEHFHYGEETMLAWQEGHLSPDIMEEQKKVKAADLIIFQFPMYWFSVPAIMKGWIDRVLTQGFAFTFQAMYNNGIFKEKKAMLSFTTGASQSMYSPAGLNGDLNVTLWPLQNGVLHFCGFQVLAPEISYSPGYCPPEARTQILNSWRKRLEGLWTEKPLTFTPCELFNLSFQGGFMLKDEVQAAQAKKKYGLTVGHHLGKPIPPNNQIKADD; from the exons ATGG CCCGCAACGTCCTGATTGTGTATGCGCACCAGAGTCCATGTTCCTTCAACGCCGCCCTGAAAGACGCCGCTGTGGAGGTCCTGCAGAAGCAGGGGTGTCAGGTGACTGTGTCTGACCTCTACTCCCTTAACTTCAAAGCCAGTGCCACTGCGGAGGATGTGATTG GAGAACTGAAGGACCCAGAGCACTTCCATTATGGGGAGGAGACCATGCTAGCCTGGCAGGAGGGCCACCTGAGTCCAGACATCATGGAGGAGCAGAAGAAAGTAAAGGCAGCTGATCTGATTATATTTCAG TTCCCCATGTACTGGTTCAGTGTTCCTGCCATTATGAAAGGCTGGATTGACCGGGTGCTCACACAGGGATTTGCCTTCACTTTCCAGGCAATGTACAACAATGGGATCTTCAAG GAAAAGAAGGCTATGCTTTCCTTTACTACAGGTGCAAGCCAATCCATGTACAGCCCTGCTGGTCTCAATGGGGATCTGAATGTGACACTGTGGCCATTACAG aatGGGGTTCTGCATTTCTGTGGCTTCCAGGTCCTGGCCCCGGAGATCTCTTACTCACCAGGATATTGCCCTCCTGAGGCCCGCACCCAAATACTGAACTCCTGGAGGAAGAGGCTGGAGGGGCTGTGGACAGAGAAGCCCCTGACCTTTACCCCCTGTGAGCTTTTCAACCTGTCCTTCCAGGGCGGCTTCATGCTCAAGGATGAGGTCCAGGCTGCCCAGGCTAAAAAGAAGTACGGCCTGACTGTTGGGCATCACTTGGGCAAACCCATCCCTCCGAACAACCAGATAAAGGCTGATGACTGA